The following proteins are encoded in a genomic region of Natrinema sp. DC36:
- a CDS encoding TAXI family TRAP transporter solute-binding subunit, with product MAKRDKSTDRRTTRRSILATAGVGSLAAIAGCIGGETSGGSNQNLETLSDITENTSVSPTPSGSGTAPALERALDHATDGYDRVSTSYGEQGNAINENQLNVGVGTLMNFSITPSWLQQTASTVDNLRVLDVTDETEQAWNDDDRLLIRPAETGQIDNVDAPDEVPAPTFAYNFVSRADLEYDTVYTFLETMYEQQQELAEYHGLLGTYEDDEFWVKNMYDGVPFHDAAADFYEEIGVWSDEFERAGGSTSGGATGDTDVRMRTSTSTTTAYAANQGMASAVNEGTDDLFVEAQTSQGTEANLGALDQEDAEMVYIQNWSAQQVQEDAGNYSELGFDMAQIVHFYDLPWFFIADGGN from the coding sequence ATGGCGAAGAGAGACAAGTCCACGGACAGGCGTACCACTCGACGATCGATTCTCGCGACAGCAGGCGTCGGTTCTCTCGCGGCGATCGCCGGTTGTATCGGCGGCGAGACGAGCGGCGGCAGCAATCAGAACCTCGAGACCCTGTCAGACATCACCGAGAACACGTCGGTGTCACCGACGCCGAGCGGCTCCGGGACCGCCCCGGCACTCGAGCGAGCGCTCGATCACGCGACCGACGGCTACGACCGCGTGAGTACCAGTTACGGCGAACAGGGCAACGCGATCAACGAGAACCAGCTCAACGTCGGCGTCGGGACGCTGATGAACTTCTCGATCACGCCCAGCTGGCTCCAGCAGACCGCGAGTACCGTCGACAACCTCCGCGTCCTCGACGTGACCGACGAGACCGAGCAGGCCTGGAACGACGACGATCGACTGCTGATCCGGCCGGCTGAGACAGGTCAGATCGACAACGTCGACGCTCCCGACGAGGTTCCCGCGCCGACCTTCGCGTACAACTTCGTCTCTCGGGCCGACCTCGAGTACGACACGGTATATACGTTCCTCGAGACGATGTACGAACAGCAACAGGAGCTAGCGGAGTACCACGGCCTGCTGGGAACCTACGAGGACGACGAGTTCTGGGTCAAGAACATGTACGACGGCGTCCCCTTCCACGACGCCGCGGCCGACTTCTACGAAGAGATCGGCGTCTGGAGCGACGAGTTCGAGCGCGCCGGCGGCAGTACGAGCGGCGGTGCGACCGGCGACACGGACGTCCGGATGCGGACGTCGACATCGACGACGACGGCCTACGCCGCGAATCAGGGGATGGCAAGCGCCGTCAATGAAGGGACCGACGATCTGTTCGTCGAGGCACAGACGAGTCAGGGCACCGAGGCGAACCTCGGTGCGCTCGACCAGGAGGACGCCGAGATGGTGTACATCCAGAACTGGTCGGCACAGCAGGTGCAGGAAGACGCCGGTAACTACAGCGAACTCGGCTTCGATATGGCACAGATCGTCCACTTCTACGACCTGCCGTGGTTCTTCATCGCCGACGGCGGTAACTAA
- a CDS encoding long-chain fatty acid--CoA ligase translates to MTNLVTDVAETVEEQSDSAAIAYEGTELTYEEFWERAGQFAQALEDRGIGEGDRVGIYLPNLPQFVTAFYGTLRAGGIIVPMNPQYKAREISHMLGDSGAKAVVALADLVPNVLEVRDDTEVEQVISVGADVEGATEFDDFLADETKDIVDRADDDVAVQPYTSGTTGTPKGVLLTHHNIGWTTRANADVPPGGFQAADRLVGTLPLFHIYGMSVVMNGTMYSGGTYYPVSEWDAPTVMDLLEEERITIMFGVPAMFNDMINQPDAESYEFEALRFVNSGGSSLPIEVLERFEDLWGVELYEGYGLTETSPVTHANRGDARRKGSIGRPLEGVESKIVTEEFEEVPRVEEGPIDEEEADLHEITGELVIHGPNVMKEYYGLPEANEEAFTDEDGKRWFHTGDIGYWDEDDFFYVVDREKHMIVTGGYNVYPREVEELLFEHEDVADAAVVGVPDDRRGETVKAFVVPTPDAEATPEDITQYCLTNLAAYKHPREVEFVEELPRTTTGKVQKFELRDES, encoded by the coding sequence ATGACAAATCTCGTGACGGACGTCGCCGAGACCGTCGAGGAACAGTCGGACTCGGCCGCGATCGCGTATGAGGGGACGGAACTGACCTACGAGGAGTTCTGGGAGCGAGCCGGCCAGTTCGCGCAGGCCCTCGAGGATCGCGGAATTGGCGAGGGAGACCGCGTCGGAATCTACCTGCCGAACCTGCCGCAGTTCGTCACGGCCTTCTACGGCACCCTGCGCGCCGGCGGGATCATCGTCCCGATGAATCCCCAGTACAAGGCTCGAGAGATCAGCCACATGCTCGGCGACAGCGGGGCCAAAGCGGTCGTCGCGCTGGCCGATCTCGTTCCGAACGTCCTCGAGGTACGGGACGACACCGAGGTCGAACAGGTGATCAGCGTGGGTGCGGACGTCGAGGGAGCCACCGAGTTCGACGACTTCCTCGCCGACGAGACGAAGGATATCGTCGACCGCGCGGACGACGACGTTGCGGTCCAGCCCTACACGTCCGGCACGACCGGCACGCCGAAGGGCGTCCTCCTCACGCATCACAACATCGGCTGGACGACGCGAGCGAACGCGGACGTCCCGCCGGGCGGGTTCCAGGCCGCCGACCGGCTCGTCGGCACCCTGCCCCTGTTTCACATCTACGGCATGTCCGTCGTCATGAACGGCACGATGTACAGCGGCGGCACCTACTACCCCGTCTCCGAGTGGGACGCCCCGACCGTGATGGACCTCCTCGAGGAGGAACGCATCACGATCATGTTCGGCGTGCCGGCGATGTTCAACGACATGATCAACCAGCCCGACGCCGAGAGCTACGAATTTGAGGCGCTTCGCTTCGTCAACTCCGGCGGCTCGAGCCTGCCGATCGAGGTCCTAGAGCGCTTCGAGGACCTGTGGGGCGTCGAGCTCTACGAGGGGTACGGGCTGACCGAGACGAGCCCGGTCACCCACGCCAACCGCGGGGACGCTCGCCGGAAGGGGAGTATCGGCCGGCCGCTCGAGGGTGTCGAATCGAAAATCGTCACCGAGGAGTTCGAAGAAGTCCCGCGCGTCGAAGAAGGGCCGATCGACGAGGAGGAGGCCGATCTCCACGAGATCACGGGCGAGCTCGTCATCCACGGCCCTAACGTGATGAAGGAGTACTACGGCCTGCCCGAAGCCAACGAGGAGGCCTTTACCGACGAGGACGGCAAGCGCTGGTTCCACACCGGCGACATCGGCTACTGGGACGAGGACGACTTCTTCTACGTCGTCGACCGCGAGAAGCACATGATCGTCACCGGCGGCTACAACGTCTACCCGCGCGAAGTCGAGGAGTTGCTCTTCGAACACGAGGACGTTGCCGATGCCGCCGTCGTCGGGGTACCGGACGACCGCCGCGGCGAGACCGTGAAAGCGTTCGTCGTGCCGACGCCCGACGCCGAGGCCACGCCCGAGGACATCACGCAGTACTGTCTGACCAACCTCGCGGCGTACAAACACCCCCGCGAAGTGGAGTTCGTCGAGGAACTCCCTCGGACGACGACCGGCAAGGTCCAGAAGTTCGAGCTCCGCGACGAGTCGTAG
- a CDS encoding TRAP transporter fused permease subunit — protein sequence MSGTYSDRDLPEIALGFVVYALGFSLTLYTVTYAVSLVGGWPLSGLVPEPGWVKRDKLYMILFLGLGLGLYYLDYARKEFAGESDEFGIDGAASSSTTEEASGSALERARRTWSRIDPYVALAFAIAALLTMYYVYTNFTRLDEDAYILGYTTTDHVVGVILIALAIDTTRRAFGTSIAAVAVAAIAYAHSAVGSRLFGVFEHSGQSWEQIAENGAIGLSGVYDGTMMGIGSTWVAIFIMFAGIAKAFGLMEFVREVGTELGRSLRTGVVQIAVISSMIMGSITGSAAANTATTGSFTIPMIKDQGVDDDVAASIEAVASAGGQMLPPVMGVAAFLMADIIQVPYLDIVQAGVIPAALFYFSVCLAIHFTILKFGWISSDLSSFKWRLLLKGIHFAVPMGVLLYTLIYLRYTPLSSGMNTIFAIIGVMFVRNVVVGVVGVGSDEVTASIFGREIRGDDLLENLVATTKQTLDGFKQGGVDMAPLVGVLAAMGIIVELLEGSGLTARVATSIVGLGDVSLLGFGGGLFVVLFLAMIASILFGLGMPTPAAYILVAILVAKPITELGTPDIATHMFVFYFAMLSAITPPVAISVAIGARIADASFLQSCKQALRLGAPGFVIPYAFIANESLIYWSSETLLAFPVVLAGTVALIVAAVGFDGARDLSAPVRGLYVVAAMVAMFGSIAHAAVQVVAAAAIVATLLHARFVVGYDLPGDTGSDSGVDATLD from the coding sequence ATGTCCGGAACATATTCCGACCGCGACCTTCCCGAGATAGCCCTCGGGTTCGTCGTCTACGCGTTGGGGTTCTCCCTGACGCTGTACACCGTCACGTACGCCGTGTCTCTCGTGGGAGGGTGGCCCCTCAGTGGGCTCGTCCCCGAACCCGGCTGGGTGAAGCGGGACAAGCTGTATATGATCCTCTTCCTCGGGCTCGGGCTCGGGCTGTATTATCTCGACTATGCCCGCAAGGAGTTCGCCGGCGAGAGCGACGAATTCGGTATCGACGGGGCAGCGTCCTCGTCGACAACCGAGGAAGCCTCCGGGAGCGCGCTCGAGCGGGCGCGGCGCACGTGGTCGAGGATCGATCCGTACGTTGCGCTCGCGTTCGCCATCGCGGCGCTGCTCACGATGTACTACGTTTACACGAACTTTACTCGGCTCGACGAGGACGCGTACATCCTCGGCTACACCACCACCGACCACGTCGTCGGCGTGATACTGATCGCGCTGGCGATCGATACGACTCGCCGGGCGTTCGGGACGTCGATCGCAGCCGTCGCCGTCGCGGCGATCGCGTACGCCCACTCCGCGGTCGGCTCGCGACTGTTCGGCGTCTTCGAGCACTCAGGGCAGAGCTGGGAGCAGATCGCCGAGAACGGCGCGATCGGACTCAGCGGCGTCTACGATGGAACGATGATGGGGATCGGCTCGACGTGGGTCGCGATCTTCATCATGTTCGCCGGGATCGCGAAGGCGTTCGGGCTGATGGAGTTCGTCCGCGAGGTCGGGACGGAACTCGGACGGAGCCTCCGGACCGGCGTCGTCCAGATCGCCGTCATCTCGAGCATGATCATGGGTTCGATCACCGGCAGTGCGGCGGCCAACACCGCGACGACCGGCAGCTTCACCATCCCAATGATCAAGGACCAGGGCGTCGACGACGACGTCGCCGCCTCAATCGAGGCGGTCGCCTCCGCAGGCGGCCAGATGCTGCCGCCGGTGATGGGCGTCGCCGCGTTCCTAATGGCCGACATCATTCAGGTCCCGTATCTGGATATCGTCCAGGCGGGCGTCATTCCGGCAGCGCTGTTCTACTTCAGCGTCTGTCTCGCCATCCACTTCACGATCCTCAAGTTCGGCTGGATCTCGAGCGACCTCTCGTCGTTCAAGTGGCGGCTCCTGCTCAAGGGGATCCACTTCGCGGTACCGATGGGCGTCCTCCTGTATACGCTCATCTATCTGCGGTACACACCGCTGTCGTCGGGGATGAACACTATCTTCGCAATTATCGGCGTGATGTTCGTTCGGAACGTCGTCGTCGGCGTCGTCGGCGTCGGCTCCGACGAAGTGACGGCCAGTATCTTCGGACGGGAAATACGGGGCGACGACCTACTCGAGAACCTCGTCGCGACAACGAAACAGACCCTCGATGGATTCAAGCAGGGCGGCGTCGATATGGCACCGCTGGTCGGCGTCCTCGCAGCCATGGGAATAATCGTCGAACTGCTCGAGGGGAGCGGGCTGACCGCGCGCGTCGCGACGTCGATCGTCGGACTCGGCGACGTGAGTCTGCTCGGATTCGGCGGGGGACTGTTCGTCGTGTTATTCCTCGCGATGATCGCGAGCATCCTGTTCGGGCTTGGGATGCCGACGCCCGCGGCGTACATCCTCGTGGCCATCCTGGTCGCGAAACCGATCACCGAACTGGGGACCCCAGATATCGCGACGCACATGTTCGTGTTTTATTTCGCGATGCTGTCGGCGATCACGCCACCAGTCGCGATCTCGGTCGCGATCGGCGCGCGCATCGCGGACGCGAGCTTCCTCCAGTCGTGTAAGCAGGCGCTCCGGCTCGGTGCGCCCGGGTTCGTTATCCCTTACGCGTTCATCGCGAACGAGAGTCTGATCTACTGGTCGAGCGAGACGCTGCTCGCGTTCCCCGTCGTGCTGGCCGGCACCGTCGCCCTGATCGTCGCGGCGGTCGGGTTCGACGGCGCGCGCGATCTCTCCGCGCCGGTCCGCGGGCTCTACGTCGTCGCCGCAATGGTCGCGATGTTCGGCTCGATCGCCCACGCCGCCGTCCAGGTCGTCGCTGCGGCGGCCATCGTCGCTACGCTGTTGCACGCCCGCTTCGTCGTCGGCTACGACTTGCCCGGCGATACCGGCAGCGACTCCGGCGTCGACGCGACGCTGGACTGA
- a CDS encoding acyl-CoA dehydrogenase family protein, with amino-acid sequence MAFTLSDEHNAIREAVREFGENEMVPVAEEHDQEGKYPEELRKKAAEYDFVAPSIPLEYGGAGMDKIASTIVTEELWRADPGIGSAIGSAGFGANMIIEFGDEWMKEEWLPKIANGESASVSMISEPAHGSNVAGMETVAEKDGDEYVANGNKMWITNGTVADVGVLMAKTNPGEGHRGITAFLVDMGWDGIKTEKIDNKLGIRASDLAEVIIDDVRIPEENVIGEVDKGFYQLMEFFAAGRTNVAAQAVGAAQGALDAAIEYANEREQFDQKISEFQAIQHKIAEMATKVEAARSLTYRAASQVEKNNQDIAAQYSSMAKYFASEISVEVADEGIQVHGGSGYVTDYPAERYYRDARITKIYEGTSEIQKNIIADQIL; translated from the coding sequence ATGGCATTCACGCTGTCCGACGAACACAACGCGATTCGCGAGGCCGTCCGCGAGTTCGGCGAAAACGAGATGGTACCGGTCGCCGAGGAACACGACCAAGAGGGGAAGTACCCCGAGGAACTCCGCAAGAAGGCCGCCGAGTACGACTTCGTCGCACCGAGTATTCCGCTCGAGTACGGCGGTGCCGGGATGGACAAGATCGCCAGTACCATCGTCACCGAGGAACTCTGGCGTGCCGACCCGGGAATCGGTTCGGCCATCGGTAGCGCCGGCTTCGGGGCGAACATGATCATCGAGTTCGGCGACGAGTGGATGAAAGAGGAGTGGCTGCCCAAGATCGCGAACGGCGAGAGCGCGTCGGTGTCGATGATCTCCGAGCCCGCACACGGCTCGAACGTCGCCGGAATGGAGACCGTCGCCGAGAAGGACGGTGACGAGTACGTCGCCAACGGCAACAAGATGTGGATCACCAACGGGACCGTCGCCGACGTCGGCGTCCTCATGGCCAAGACGAACCCCGGCGAGGGCCACCGCGGCATCACCGCCTTCCTCGTCGACATGGGCTGGGACGGCATCAAGACCGAGAAGATCGACAACAAACTCGGTATCCGTGCGTCGGACCTCGCCGAAGTCATCATCGACGACGTTCGCATTCCCGAGGAGAACGTCATCGGCGAAGTCGACAAGGGCTTCTACCAGCTGATGGAGTTCTTCGCCGCCGGCCGGACGAACGTCGCCGCCCAGGCAGTCGGTGCCGCCCAGGGTGCGCTCGACGCCGCCATCGAGTACGCCAACGAGCGCGAGCAGTTCGACCAGAAGATCTCCGAGTTCCAGGCCATCCAGCACAAGATCGCCGAGATGGCCACCAAAGTCGAGGCCGCCCGCTCGCTGACCTACCGCGCCGCCTCGCAGGTCGAGAAGAACAATCAGGATATCGCCGCGCAGTACTCGAGCATGGCGAAGTACTTCGCGAGCGAGATTTCGGTCGAAGTCGCCGACGAGGGCATTCAGGTCCACGGCGGCTCGGGCTACGTCACGGACTACCCCGCCGAGCGCTACTACCGCGACGCCCGCATCACGA